In Nocardioides sp. W7, the genomic stretch AGGAGAACTTCCACGTGGCCGCCCAGCAGGGGATCGACGCCCAGATCTACTGGCCGGGAGTCGGTCAGGTCCGGGCCACCGAGCTGGTGCTGCGCCGGCTGCTGCCGCTGGCGCGACACGGGCTGGCCGACTGGGGCGTGCCGACGGCGGAGGCCGACCGCCTGATGGACATCATCGAGCAGCGCTGCCTGACCGGCGTCAACGGTGCGGAGTGGTTCGTGCGGCGGATGGGGGAGCGTGCCGACCAGGACCGGTACGCCGCGCTGCGGTCCACCCTGCTCGACTACCGTGAGCGGATGCACACCAACGAGCCCGTGCACACCTGGGACTGACCCGGGTCACCGGCGACGCAGCCGCCGCCACCCCCGCGCCGTCCCGGAGCGCGGGTCGCGCCAGCCGTGCCGGTTGACGACCACCATGGTCAGCGGGCGCCCCACCTCCACGCACGCGGCCAGCGCCGCGGCCAGCCACTGGGCGTCGACGTCCTGCAGGTCCAGCTCGCCGGGTCGGGTCAGCCAGACGACCGGCTCCGCCCCGGCCGGTGCCCGACTGAGCATCGCGGCCACGACGTCGGTGCGGAGCGAGTGGTCGACGTCCTCCTGCTCCAGGGCGAGCACCCGCTGGGACCCGCCCGGCGTACCGACGTGCAGGCGGGCGGGAAAGGAGCGCCGCGGCTCGGACGTCGCATGGTCGAGGACCGCCCGCCGGAGTAGCGCAGCCGTCCGTGGCGCGACGGGTTCGAGGAGTCCGGGGACCATGGCCCCACCCTGCCGCGAGAATCGCTTCTCCCGCCTGGTGAGTCCACAGGCTCCCGCCGGGTACGGGAGTTCGGTAGCGTGCGCGAGGACCGGTCGTCAGGCCGGCTGACGAAGGGATGGACGTCGATGGGGACCGTTGTGGTCGGGTACGTGCCGAAGCCGGAGGGCGAGGCCGCTCTGGCGAAGGCGATCGAGGAGGCCAAGCTCCGCAACACCAAGCTGGTCGTCGTCAACTCCCATCGAGGTGGTCAGGACTTCGACGCCGACGCCGCTCGGCGTGCGGAGACCGAGATGGAGTCGGTGAAGGCGAAGCTGGACGCCGCCGGGATCGACCACGACCTGCGCCAGCTCGTCCGTGGCTTCGAGCCCGCTGAGGACCTGATCTCGATCGCCGAGGCGAACGACGCCGAGCTGATCGTGATCGGGCTGCGCCGCCGGTCTCCGGTCGGGAAGCTGATCCTCGGCAGCAACGCGCAGCGGATCCTCCTCGACGCGCACTGCCCGGTGCTGGCCGTCAAGGCCGACTGACGCGAGGGCCGGGGTCAGCTGCCCGCGACCCCGGCCCGGAGCTTGGCCATCAGCTGGTCGACGCTGAACGTCGCCGGCGTCTGCCGCGCCGGGAACTCGATCAGGCTGGTGAGCATCTGCGCGACGTAGGTCTGGGCCGGGATGAGCAGCCAGACGTGGTCGAGCATCCAGTCGTAGTAGGTGTTCGAGGTGCCCTCGGCCTTCTCGAAGGGGTCGGTGCGCAGGTTGAAGATCTTGGGCGCCCGCAGCTCGACGTACGGCTCGAGCCAGATGCTGAGCTTGCCCGCGGCGCGCTGCTCGAGGAAGACGAACTTCCAGTTGTCGAAGCGCATCCCGGCGAGGTCACCGTCGTCGGTGACGTAGAAGAAGTGCCGGCGCGGACTCTCGTCGGTCGCGCCCGTGAGGTAGTCGAGCTGGTTGTGGCCGTCGAGGTGGACCCGGTACGACGTCCCGGCGAGCTCGGTGCCGGTCCTCAGCCGATCGGCGACGTCCGGGTCGCCCGCGGCGGCCAGGAGGGTCACGAACCAGTCGTTGTGGCTGACGATCCCGTTCAGCACGGTGCCGGGCTCGATCCGACCGGGCCACCGGACCACCGCGGGGACGCGGTAGGCGCCCTCCCAGTTGGAGTTCTTCTCGTTGCGGAACGGCGTCATGCCGGCGTCGGGCCAGCTGTTCATGTGCGGCCCGTTGTCGGTGGAGTACATGACGATCGTGTCGTCGGCGAGATGCTGCTCGTCCAGGAAGTCCAGCACGGAGCCGACCAGGTCGTCGTGGTCGCACATGGTGTCGTGGTAGGCCGACTGCCAGCGCCCGGCTCGTCCGCGGCTGCCGTCCTTCACATGGGTGCGGAAGTGCATGTGGGTGGTGTTGAGCCACACGAAGAACGGCATCTCGCTCGCCCGGGCGTCGGTCATGAACCGCAGCGCCTCCGGGAGGATCTCGTCGTCGATGGTCTTCATCCGCTCCCGGGTGAGCGGGCCGGTGTCCTCGATGCGCTGGGAGCCGTCCCCGTCGGCCCAGGAGTGGATGACCCCGCGGGGGCCGAACCGCTTCCGGAAGTCCGGGAAGTCCTCCTCGGTCGGGTAGTCGTCCTGCTCGGGCTCCTCCTCGGCGTTGAGGTGGTAGAGGTTGCCGAAGAACTCGTCGAACCCGTGGGCGGTCGGGAGGAACTCGTCCCGGTCGCCGAAGTGGTTCTTGCCGAACTGCCCGGTCGCGTAGCCGAGGGACTTCAGCGCGGTGGCGATCGTGGGGTCCTCGGCGCGGAGCCCGAGGTCGGCGCCGGGCATGCCGACCTTCGTGAGGCCGGTGCGGTAGGGGTTCTGGCCGGTGATGAACGCGGCGCGGCCCGCCGTACAGCTCTGCTCGCCGTAGTAGTCGGTGAAGCGGACGCCCTCGGCGGCGATCCGGTCGATGTTCGGGGTGCGGTAGCCCATCAGCCCGTCGCTGTAGCAGCTCAGGTTGCTGATCCCGATGTCGTCGCCCCAGATGATCAGGATGTTCGGCCGGTCGGACACAGCGCGCCTCCTCGACGGTAGCGGCGGCACCGGGCGGCGCCGGCCGAGATCGACGCTAGGGAGCGGGGTCGCCGGACTCTTCACCCGTCGCGGGTGAGGTGGCTGGGCAGGTGGCATCGCCGAGCGGTACGGCATCCTGGTGCGCATGGCCATCCACATCACCGGCGACGACGCCGCCGACCAGGTGCTGACCGACGATCCCTTCGCGCTGCTCGTCGGGATGATGCTCGACCAGCAGTACCCCATGGAGCACGCCTTCCGCGGCCCGGCCAAGGTGCTGGACCGGTTCGGCACCCTCGACCCGGCGGCGATCGCGGCGGCCGACCCGGAGGAGTTCGCGGCGCTGTGCGCGACCCCACCCGCGGTCCACCGGTTCCCCGGCTCGATGGCCGCGCGGCTGCAGGAGCTGGCCCGCCTCGTCGAGGAGCAGTACGACGGCCGCACGGAGCGGCTGTGGACCGAGGTGACCAGCGGCAAGGACCTGCTGAAGCGGGTGATGGCGCTGCCGGGCTTCGGCAAGCAGAAGGCCCAGATCTTCGTGGCCCTGCTGGCCAAGCAGCTCGACGTACGCCCCGAGGGCTGGGAGACGGCCGTCGGCGACTACGCGCTGGAGGGGCACCGCTCGGTCGCCGACGTGGTGGACCCGGCGAGCCTGCAGAAGGTGCGCGACTTCAAGAAGGCGAAGAAGGCGGCGGCGAAGGCGGCCACTGCTGGGTAACAGGTGTCTGCAGGGCGAACGGGTGGGGTGGCGATACTCGGACCTCAGGTCGCCCGTGGCAGAATGTGACTGCGGCTCTTGACGTGACCGGGCCTGGCCGCGCCCGCGAGTCTTTTCTTCACGCTCAGCTGACGAGAGGTGTACGTGTCCTCGACCGCGCGCAAGATCCCTGCCGAGGTGCTTTCGCACCCGGCCGTCGTGGCCCTAATCGATCGTGGGGCGCCCACCGGCAGTCTCTCTCCGGAGGAGGTCCGCCGGGCCAGTGAGGACGCGGCCGTCGAGCCGCGACACCTCAAGGCTCTGCTCGGGCACCTGAGCGACCTCGGCATCTCCGTCAACATCGGGGCCGCGGGCACCACCCGCGCCGTGGCAGCCACCACGGCGCGCAAGACGACGACCGCGAGCACCGCCAAGAAGGCCGCACCGGCCAAGAAGGCGGCACCCGCCAAGAAAGCGGCGGCGAGCGATGCTGCGGCCGTCCCGGCTGTCGAGGCGGTGATCGGCCCCGACGGCAAGAAGGTCCTGCCGGACGTGCCTGACGAGCAGTTCGAGAAGGACGTCAAGGCCGACCCGACGATCGTCGAGGACGAGAAGTCCGCGACCTTCGTGGTCTCCGCGGCCGACGACACCGACGAGCCCGAGCAGCAGGTCATGGTCGCGGGCGCGACCGCCGACCCGGTGAAGGACTACCTCAAGCAGATCGGCAAGGTCCCGCTGCTCAACGCCGAGATGGAGGTCGAGCTCGCCAAGCGGATCGAGGCCGGCCTCTTCTCGGAGGAGAAGCTCGCCAAGGGCGGCAAGGTCAAGCCCAGCCTGCTCGAGGAGCTCGAGTGGATCTCCGAGGACGGCCGCCGCGCCAAGAACCACCTGCTCGAGGCCAACCTGCGTCTCGTCGTCTCCCTGGCCAAGCGCTACACCGGCCGCGGCATGCTCTTCCTGGACCTGATCCAGGAGGGCAACCTCGGTCTGATCCGTGCGGTCGAGAAGTTCGACTACACCAAGGGCTACAAGTTCTCGACGTACGCAACCTGGTGGATCCGGCAGGCCATCACCCGCGCCATGGCCGACCAGGCCCGCACCATCCGGATCCCGGTCCACATGGTCGAGGTCATCAACAAGCTGGCCCGCGTGCAGCGCCAGATGCTCCAGGACCTGGGCCGCGAGCCCACCCCGGAGGAGCTCGCCAAGGAGCTCGACATGACCCCTGAGAAGGTCATCGAGGTCCAGAAGTACGGCCGCGAGCCCATCTCGCTGCACACGCCCCTCGGCGAGGACGGCGACTCGGAGTTCGGCGACCTGATCGAGGACTCCGAGGCGATCGTCCCGGCCGACGCGGTCTCCTTCACCCTGCTCCAGGAGCAGCTGCACGCCGTCCTCGACACGCTCTCCGAGCGCGAGGCGGGCGTGGTGAGCATGCGCTTCGGTCTCACCGACGGTCAGCCGAAGACCCTCGACGAGATCGGCAAGGTCTACGGCGTGACCCGCGAGCGGATCCGCCAGATCGAGTCGAAGACGATGTCGAAGCTGCGGCACCCGTCGCGCTCGCAGGTCCTGCGCGACTACCTGGACTGATCCGGACCGTACGACGACGCGAGGGGCGCGGCATCCACGGATGCCGCGCCCCTCGCCTCGTCACGTCCCTGACGATTGCCACCACGCGGCTCCGGGGTGACCCTGGAGTGCATGACCTCCCACCTCGCACTCCGCCGCGCCACCGCCGTCGCGGCCGTCCTGTCCTGCCTGGCCGTGGCGGCACCGGCCTCCGCCGAGTTCGGCAGCTTCCCGGACCCGGCCGACGCCCAGGCGTCCCTGACCGACATCCGCGAGCTCCGCGTCGCCCACGGCCTCCAACGGGTCACCGTCACGGTCCGCTTCACCGACCTCCGGGCCGAGTCCGACGCCGGGCCCGCCGGCCTGACCGTCTTCCTCGACGCGAACCCCGCCCGGAGGGGGCCCGAGCTGGCGCTGACGACCGGCCTGCACCAGGGCACGGACTACCAGCTGGTGCGGGTCCGCCGCTGGAGGCTCGTGGGGGAGCCGTTGACCTGCGAGCACTCGCTGCGGCTGCGGCCGGCGCGGGACTTCGCCCGGATCCGGGTCGCCCGTACCTGC encodes the following:
- a CDS encoding universal stress protein → MGTVVVGYVPKPEGEAALAKAIEEAKLRNTKLVVVNSHRGGQDFDADAARRAETEMESVKAKLDAAGIDHDLRQLVRGFEPAEDLISIAEANDAELIVIGLRRRSPVGKLILGSNAQRILLDAHCPVLAVKAD
- a CDS encoding arylsulfatase → MSDRPNILIIWGDDIGISNLSCYSDGLMGYRTPNIDRIAAEGVRFTDYYGEQSCTAGRAAFITGQNPYRTGLTKVGMPGADLGLRAEDPTIATALKSLGYATGQFGKNHFGDRDEFLPTAHGFDEFFGNLYHLNAEEEPEQDDYPTEEDFPDFRKRFGPRGVIHSWADGDGSQRIEDTGPLTRERMKTIDDEILPEALRFMTDARASEMPFFVWLNTTHMHFRTHVKDGSRGRAGRWQSAYHDTMCDHDDLVGSVLDFLDEQHLADDTIVMYSTDNGPHMNSWPDAGMTPFRNEKNSNWEGAYRVPAVVRWPGRIEPGTVLNGIVSHNDWFVTLLAAAGDPDVADRLRTGTELAGTSYRVHLDGHNQLDYLTGATDESPRRHFFYVTDDGDLAGMRFDNWKFVFLEQRAAGKLSIWLEPYVELRAPKIFNLRTDPFEKAEGTSNTYYDWMLDHVWLLIPAQTYVAQMLTSLIEFPARQTPATFSVDQLMAKLRAGVAGS
- a CDS encoding HhH-GPD-type base excision DNA repair protein yields the protein MAIHITGDDAADQVLTDDPFALLVGMMLDQQYPMEHAFRGPAKVLDRFGTLDPAAIAAADPEEFAALCATPPAVHRFPGSMAARLQELARLVEEQYDGRTERLWTEVTSGKDLLKRVMALPGFGKQKAQIFVALLAKQLDVRPEGWETAVGDYALEGHRSVADVVDPASLQKVRDFKKAKKAAAKAATAG
- a CDS encoding RNA polymerase sigma factor → MYVSSTARKIPAEVLSHPAVVALIDRGAPTGSLSPEEVRRASEDAAVEPRHLKALLGHLSDLGISVNIGAAGTTRAVAATTARKTTTASTAKKAAPAKKAAPAKKAAASDAAAVPAVEAVIGPDGKKVLPDVPDEQFEKDVKADPTIVEDEKSATFVVSAADDTDEPEQQVMVAGATADPVKDYLKQIGKVPLLNAEMEVELAKRIEAGLFSEEKLAKGGKVKPSLLEELEWISEDGRRAKNHLLEANLRLVVSLAKRYTGRGMLFLDLIQEGNLGLIRAVEKFDYTKGYKFSTYATWWIRQAITRAMADQARTIRIPVHMVEVINKLARVQRQMLQDLGREPTPEELAKELDMTPEKVIEVQKYGREPISLHTPLGEDGDSEFGDLIEDSEAIVPADAVSFTLLQEQLHAVLDTLSEREAGVVSMRFGLTDGQPKTLDEIGKVYGVTRERIRQIESKTMSKLRHPSRSQVLRDYLD